The sequence below is a genomic window from Saccopteryx leptura isolate mSacLep1 chromosome 3, mSacLep1_pri_phased_curated, whole genome shotgun sequence.
TACTAGTAACTCCTACAAACACTCATCCCATGAGTCCCAGCATCGCAGATGTCTATGACTATGAACCACCTGAGCCTTCCGGTATCAAACGACCTGGAGGGGCTGTCATCTCTGTGTGGAATTTATCATGGGATTCTCAGCCTCATGATCGCTAGCAGATATGTGTGGGTGTCTCTGATCTTCCTTGGGCCTCCATTCCCTATACAACTATGGATATGCCTTATCTGGGAATGATCACCCAAGCAGTCTAGATCAATATCTCTTTTCATAGGGCCCTGGTGGAAGGGATATGGCTGTGACTGACCTTCAGTGTGATGGCTCACACATCCACAAGCTCTTGAGAAAGGTCTGTGGCCCAAATCTTGCCAAACTGAGTAACATTTCCAAATACTTTTAATGGGTTGACTCCAATCTAAACAGACTAAACAGACcagttatttatctttttctgtaatAAGAAATCCCTCTACCTTTCATCATTGCCTGAAATTTCTGTCGTCTGAGTCGCCTGAGCCAAATTTCAGTATCAAGGGCAATCAATGGTAAGTGCCTTAGGAGGAAGCAGAAACCAGTTAGTTTTTCTTGGAGCCTAGCTTGTCCGAATTGAGCTTAGCACCATGAAAGCATCCCAACTCAAATAAAAAGTAACATGATTctgatgttttatgtttttagaaaGGTATAAGATTTGCCctatatgaatgaataaacagataaaaaatatagaTGCTCAGTTGGCGTGTAGATATAATTCAACCACAGTTTACACCCCAACAGATGTGGGTACACAGGAAAAGGTGGTAATTGTGCCTAACAGCTAAGAATAATGCTGTTAGAATTTATTAAATTAAGCAAATTTTGAAGAGGAATCAAATGTTTCATTATGATGAAGTATTTGATGGGG
It includes:
- the LEUTX gene encoding LOW QUALITY PROTEIN: paired-like homeodomain transcription factor LEUTX (The sequence of the model RefSeq protein was modified relative to this genomic sequence to represent the inferred CDS: substituted 1 base at 1 genomic stop codon), translated to MAELPSAIQLDELVIKTWFKNQCTERRKQQPQSWPSLALEGLKQIMSEKEEEAPLLVTPTNTHPMSPSIADVYDYEPPEPSGIKRPGGAVISVWNLSWDSQPHDRXQICVGVSDLPWASIPYTTMDMPYLGMITQAV